Genomic DNA from Terriglobales bacterium:
GGCGCACGCTGATGCCGCCGGAGCCGGCCTCCAGCCTCCAGTCGCCGGTGGGCCGGCCGTCCACGTTCATGCCGCCGCTGCCGGTCTCCGCGTGCAGCGCGCCGCGCACGTTGTGCAGCTCCATGTGGCCGGAGCCGGTCTCCGCCTCCACGTCACCCGGGGCGCTCTGCTCCAGGGTGATATCGCCGCTGCCCGTCTGGGCGTTCACGCGCCCGTGGATGTCCTGGGCATGGATGCTGCCGCTTCCCGTGTGTAGCTGGACGCCCGCCCCGATGGCGGTCAGCGCGATGCTTCCCGAGCCGGTGTGGGCCTGCACCTCCAGCTTGATGTCGGAGACGGTGATGCTGCCCGAGCCCGTCTGGGCGCGCACCGGCCCGGTCAGCCCGCGGATCTCCTGGCTGCCGGAGCCGCTCTCGGAGCGCACCTGGGTGTCGGCCGGCACCTCCAGCTCGTAGCTGATGGAGACGTTCCGCTTGAGGTCCTCGTCCTCGATGCGCCCGATGCGGATGATGTTACCGATCTGCTCGATGGGGGGATTGGCCTCCA
This window encodes:
- a CDS encoding DUF4097 family beta strand repeat-containing protein, which gives rise to MKKNPIWKRGLLVLGVVLLVAVVAAPSYGSAEGSFDRTLKVTGPVQLEVSTGSGSIRVRPGSAGSVHVVGTIRAQEGWGGGAEDKVRRLEANPPIEQIGNIIRIGRIEDEDLKRNVSISYELEVPADTQVRSESGSGSQEIRGLTGPVRAQTGSGSITVSDIKLEVQAHTGSGSIALTAIGAGVQLHTGSGSIHAQDIHGRVNAQTGSGDITLEQSAPGDVEAETGSGHMELHNVRGALHAETGSGGMNVDGRPTGDWRLEAGSGGISVRLPADAAFDFRAHTGSGGITIDHPLTIQGTVSKSDLQGKVRGGGYLLEVRTGSGHIEVR